Genomic segment of Pochonia chlamydosporia 170 chromosome 1, whole genome shotgun sequence:
ATCGCCATGCTTTGATGAAATGAGCCTCAATCGACAGAAAAGGCCCCTTGCCACTAGTGGCTCTAGCAGCAATATTCTGAGGAGTTTGATCTCATACTGGCTGCCAACTGACTGGCCAGGCGTAAACAGCTCAATTCGCCTTTGAGGAAATAGCCGACGTACACATGTTGTTGCGTTGCTGCCAAGCAGGCGGGAAGATACCGTCCAGACTGAGCATCGGCTAGCTAGACTAGTACGACTGCAAGGCTGAGGAATGGTGGTCTGAAGCGTGTTTTGGCGCAAGCTAAGGTGCCAGGGGCTGCCCTACCAGTAAAACTTTTTGTTTGTGGGACTCGCTGTGGACACTTACTTCCGCCACAGCGACCGTAGCTGCAATTCTCGGCAGATATTAAGAAAAACACGCATAAGGATCTGCCTCAAGATGCATGGCCAAAACGGGCTTTTAGAGACAAAAAGATACGCTCGAACTAGCAGCAAAAGCTTTGACTTCTTAGGGTATTAACGTAAGCGTCTCGCAGACTTTTTTCCGCCACATCTGGCGGTCTTAATGGTTTGAATTGACGCCAAATTTTAAGGGTAACCGCCACGGATATGATACAGATTGGCTGTGAAGGCTTTCCTGTGTGCCAATCTGCCACTATGCTTGCTTGAAGTATTGTAGTAGCACTTTTGGTGGCAATATGCTATGTAgctttgctggctggacTACCATCAATCTTTTCTCTACATTGGAGATCTTGATTCGTAAGACACGCACAAGCCACATTGCTCAGCCACCTGAAAGTCCATTTTCAGGTGGCTGAAATACATCACAAGCTACTGGACCAAGGATGGCTCGCGTGTTGGGACGAATGCGAGGAACGCACAGCTTAGGTTTGTTTCTCTCTGGCCGGGCAATGGAAGCTTCGGCGCGTAATGGGTTAGACCACTCTTCATGTATATGCGAGCCTACGTTCTCCGTGACGAGCGCTGATCTTGACAATCGACATTTGCTGCACAGCCCCATCGTGCATTTCCGATCCAGCACACACTACCAGCCAAGAATGGCTTCACAACACCGCTGTTTAATAACGAACCATGAAAGCCATTGCAGTCACCATCGAGGCACCTCAGTGACACGTTGCTATAACAAGGGACAAAAAAAGCTCAAATTGGATCATGTGTAAAGAAATAGGTTCCGACCAAAGAACTTTCATCCAACAATAGCTCCACAACAAAGAAATAACTAACCATAAAGCCACCCTCCAGATTGGTGATAGGGTGAGATTCAGGATGAGGCAACTACAGCTTTCCATGCCTTGTCTACAAATGAATCCGCCTTCAGTCAGTAAACGAGATAGGACGAATGACAATTTTGTCAGAGCAACTTTTCGTTTTATGAAAAGATGCGACCAATTAAGCCAACGTTATGATGCGGATGTTTACCTACTCGTGCGGCGGAAACAAAAACATTACGACTATAGGTCTACGGATGATCCGTCATTTCCCGTCTCGTCTCCTGACTTGGTGAGTTGGCTCGTCTTGCAACTCCTACCCTATACTAACCATCGACCCAAAGGAGAAACTGTACCCGCCAGTAATTAGAAAGACTGCACTAGACTATAATAACAGGGATTTGAGGCTGGAGGCTGTTGGTTCGAAAAACTCTGGAGATGTAATTAAATTCCGCGAAGTTGCTACGTAGGTTCGACTAGTAAAATGATGAGCTGTGCAGTTGTACTACATTGTGCACCACCCAACTCAAATGTTAGTGCTGGCATGACCTCAAGCGGAAGGCGGTAGGCAGAGCTTCACAACCTTGGTCAGCCCACTCCTGGGACGCCATTTTACACCGAGACTAGGTTGGTTTTCAATGTCCCTGCTGTCGCGCCTCGCCAATTACACTGCGGGAATAAGTGCAGAAGCAACAGGACCCAAGAACAGCCAGAATATCTCAGCTTGAAATTGATGTGACTAGCTACAAAAATCTCAGAATTACATGGAGCACACTGTACCAAGGCTCATGATTGTAGTGGCCCCCTCTGTGGAGGTTGGTACTCAAGAACAACCTTGATAGTATCGAGAGAAACTTGGTGATGCTATTCCACATGAGCGAACGCAGCAATGTGTAGCCGAAAACGAGCGACAAAAGTCGATACCTAAATGTCACACTCTGATTTATTTTGGTGCAGGAGCTGATACTGAAGGTTTCATAAACTCCTTGAACATGTCTGCCAGTACGCTCACTGTTTTATTCAAGCTGCTTACCGTCTTAGTCAGATCGAGCACCTTCGACTCCAAATCTTGAATTTGTTGATCTCTAATGTCACCGATCGATCCACTGGAATGTGCATTTGAACTACTGACCCCGGCTAAGTCGTCTGCTTGGGCGTCCTTCAGAGCCCTGCGTCTTGCGGGGTCCTTTTCGACCTTGGACGGGTCGCTGTAGTGGCTTACCCATCCTGCCTTCCACGGCGTAGGTATGCCGTCTCGCTCACAGACCCTCTCAATTTTCGCCCTGGCACTCGCCGGTCCAAGGACCTTGTTCAGACTGGTCACAGTGAGCATATGAATTCCTTTCTTGTGAAACTCTACGCAACAGTCTGTGGGAGGATCCTTCTTGTTTGCAGCCACATTTTTGAGTTGAATCTGTGAATTCGTGACCCAGAGTAGCTCCTTGAACGGCTGAGACATCGTCGCTAGGGACGGCGGCAAGTCGCCTGTCAAGTGGATGGCCATGCAGAATGTCCAGCATCGGCTGGCGAATACGGATGCAATTAGAACAAAATGGCGCACCACCAATATGCACAACTACCCATGCCGCGGCCTACTTTATTAGCACTCACAGGACTCGCACCATCTATAGGTGGTACTcaccaccagcttgctgCCTTTGTCCTTCAATGATAGCTGAACAGGCTGCGCTCTTCGACCGACGTGATAAACAATATGCCGTCGTCACGtctcctccctccccctctCCCTGGGTGACTCAACCTCAGCTTCCTCGTCGACGTAGACGAACCTATCGTTCCACCCGCCAGTCTGACGGCCTCGTGCACCTCCCTCCGCACCATGGCATCCGAAAACGCTCTGGACAACCCCGACTCCTACACAGTCGCCTGGATCGCTGCTCTTCCCATCGAGCGAGCCGCTGCAGAAGCGATGCTCGATGAGGAACATGCAGCTCCAACTGGTTTCACTagacaccagactgacaCGAACGTTTATACCTGGGGTCGCGTGGGAGAGCacaacatcgtcattgcCTCTCTTGCCGCTGGAGACTATGGAACTACATCGGCTGCGACCACGGCCTCGAGCCTGCTTGCCTCTCTGCCATCCATCCGTGTTGGCCTTTTTGTCGGCATAGGCGGCGGCATCGCTCGACCGGACGATGACCGCGATATCCGGCTTGGCGACATCGTCGTGAGCCAGCCCGATGGGACATCGGGCGGCGTCTGCCAGTACGACTTAATCAAAGCAAAGTCGGGTGACAAGCGTGAGCGCAAGGGCTTCCTCGGGCGGCCTCCGACGGTGCTCCTAAATGCAATTGTCAAAATCCAGGGCGTTCACGAGCGGAAAGACTCCAAGGTtcccagcttcatccaagagatgctggagaagcaCCCGAAGATGGGCAAGAGATCGAAAAAAAATCCTGGCTATGCTCACCAGGGCCTCAACAATGACCGCCTATTCAAAGCTTCATGCGACCACGTCCCCGGGCTGGACTGCCGTGGTTGTGATACGGCAGGCGAGGTTCAACGTGACCCTCGAGACGCTACTGAGCCCGAGATCCACTACGGGATCATCGCATCAGGCAACAcgcttgtcaaagacgcCGCTGCGCGCGATCGGATTGTTGCTGACGTCGGTGAGGATTGCAtctgctttgagatggaagcggcCGGCCTGATGAACCACTTTCCCTGCCTTGTGATCCGAGGGATCTGCGACTACGCCGATTCTCACAAGAACGATCGATGGCAAAGATACGCCTCAGCTACTGCCGCTGCGTATGCCAAGGAGCTCCTGGCGTACGTGCCGGCCACTGGCTCTGGAGAAGGTTTCAAAGTCAAGTTGTTGTCATTGTTTCCCGTTTTGCTCACTGACTTCATGCAGCCGTTGATGTTCTCTGTTACACTGGCTGAAAACCTACGCCAAGAACCACGTGGCAGCCCACGCAGCAGCCGCCCAACCTCTGACCGTGACACCAAATATCCAGCCCCATAACACCAGAAAAAACCAGATTCAGGTTTGGATTAAACCGCGCTAGGGACGGGACGACCCTAACACCGGCCGGGAATCGGAATAGGCAATTGTGATTATGGAAATAACACCCTAGTGCTAAGGCAGGTCGTCTGTTGCACCTGATTGTCAGAGCTCAGCGCGGAAAGGTGTGAGGACCTGAAGCGGTGTTGGCCAAGGTTAATGGTCCCGTCTTGGACCTCGAGCTGACGGTGTCTGTTAATTGGACGGGCATCGGGGACTCAATCGAAACTTTGCGAATGCAACCACATCATTGTTGTGGCAAGAACGGCATTGTCCCATGCAGTTGATTGGGAGGACTTGTGTCATTATTGGTTGCCGGCAATGTGGACCCCAATCAGCCTGAATCACCTGGTGTAAGGCCAGCCCCCTCAACTCCCTCCCCCTCTGGGGCGCTCACGAATATGTATCAATCTTGCGCGCCATCATGTTACGACACCGCCAATACTTTACAATTTTACCGCGGCGGCTTGCAGTGAGCAAGGGCCATCCGGCCACCCCTCCCATCGAGGCCCATTTGGGTCCAATGTTACGCCGTGTCGTGCGTCATGATTTGCGTCGGGCTCAGTCTGCCTGTGACCATGGCAATTCAGGGCCTAGCTTGTCCAACAATGGGGAGCTCGTAGAGATGGGCTGTGCTGACTTGACcccaccaacaccacctcATTACAACTCGTTATTGTTGTCTGCTCTTCATCTATCGCCTGGAATTTAAGATCGAGCATCGTCCCTACGCGTCGCGACGTGACCATTACCGGTTGTAGCGCTCTTGCCTGGCTTGTACCACATAGAAGCTACCACGGGCCGTAAGTCAGGACCAgattgaggaggagctcgACCTGGAGCCACCAGCCTACATACACTGGGAGCATTAAGTCGTGGAATGGTCCTGGCCGCCGCCGTGTCTGCTCCCGTACCAGCTCGTGCATGGTCGGAGATTCGTGGATGCCCCAACAATTGCCATGGGATGACTTTGAAGGCATGCGTCGGGCTTCCTTTCCTCCTGCGCGGCGCTCATACCCGCTGAGAGTGACTTCCTAATCACTGAGGAGTAGTGGCCCGCAGCCAGCACGCAGTGGTCTTGGGCAGCATTACATGATCGAGAAATGCTAGTCAATATGCCCTACGCAGCGAGTGCGTAGGCACGTGGAGTGCTTGCACATTGGTGCGTTCGAGCCAGTGAACCAACGCTCGTACGCCAAACTTCCTTGCGCTGTAATG
This window contains:
- a CDS encoding Pfs, NACHT and ankyrin domain-containing protein (similar to Metarhizium acridum CQMa 102 XP_007809590.1), which translates into the protein MASENALDNPDSYTVAWIAALPIERAAAEAMLDEEHAAPTGFTRHQTDTNVYTWGRVGEHNIVIASLAAGDYGTTSAATTASSLLASLPSIRVGLFVGIGGGIARPDDDRDIRLGDIVVSQPDGTSGGVCQYDLIKAKSGDKRERKGFLGRPPTVLLNAIVKIQGVHERKDSKVPSFIQEMLEKHPKMGKRSKKNPGYAHQGLNNDRLFKASCDHVPGLDCRGCDTAGEVQRDPRDATEPEIHYGIIASGNTLVKDAAARDRIVADVGEDCICFEMEAAGLMNHFPCLVIRGICDYADSHKNDRWQRYASATAAAYAKELLAYVPATGSGEGFKVKLLSLFPVLLTDFMQPLMFSVTLAENLRQEPRGSPRSSRPTSDRDTKYPAP
- a CDS encoding flxA-like protein domain-containing protein, giving the protein MSQPFKELLWVTNSQIQLKNVAANKKDPPTDCCVEFHKKGIHMLTVTSLNKVLGPASARAKIERVCERDGIPTPWKAGWVSHYSDPSKVEKDPARRRALKDAQADDLAGVSSSNAHSSGSIGDIRDQQIQDLESKVLDLTKTVSSLNKTVSVLADMFKEFMKPSVSAPAPK